One Azospirillum brasilense DNA window includes the following coding sequences:
- a CDS encoding sulfite exporter TauE/SafE family protein, which translates to MFNETVGLTALILTVATLYAAVGQAGASGYLAVMGIVGLDPATMKPTALALNLLVATIGTVRFVRAGLFDWRAFYPFGVLGMPFSFLGGTLHLPPHLYYPLVGAILLLAALELARSTWAARGTPERADATVPPILPALAAGAAVGLLSGMTGTGGGIFLAPLILLMGWVETRRAAAVSAAYNLLNSAAALAGAWTTATTLPAALPWWLAAAGVGGAVGAWLGSRHLPTAVLRYLLATILALSGLKMLTA; encoded by the coding sequence GTGTTCAACGAGACGGTCGGTCTGACGGCGCTGATCCTGACCGTCGCCACGCTGTACGCCGCGGTCGGGCAGGCCGGAGCCTCCGGCTATCTGGCGGTCATGGGAATCGTCGGACTCGATCCGGCAACGATGAAGCCGACGGCGCTCGCCCTCAATCTCCTGGTGGCAACCATCGGCACCGTGCGCTTCGTCCGCGCCGGGCTGTTCGACTGGCGCGCGTTCTACCCATTCGGCGTGCTGGGGATGCCCTTCTCGTTCCTCGGCGGGACGCTGCACCTGCCGCCGCATCTCTATTACCCGCTGGTCGGGGCGATCCTTCTCCTGGCGGCTTTGGAACTCGCGCGTTCCACCTGGGCGGCGCGCGGAACGCCCGAACGGGCGGATGCGACCGTGCCGCCCATCCTACCGGCGCTCGCCGCCGGGGCCGCCGTGGGGCTCCTGTCCGGGATGACCGGCACGGGCGGCGGCATTTTCCTGGCGCCGCTGATCCTGCTCATGGGCTGGGTCGAGACGCGCCGCGCCGCCGCCGTGTCGGCCGCCTACAACCTGCTTAACTCGGCGGCGGCGCTGGCCGGGGCCTGGACGACCGCGACGACCCTGCCCGCGGCCCTGCCCTGGTGGCTGGCCGCCGCCGGGGTGGGCGGGGCGGTCGGCGCCTGGCTGGGCAGCCGCCACCTGCCGACCGCGGTGCTGCGCTATCTGCTGGCGACGATCCTCGCTTTGTCCGGCCTCAAGATGCTCACGGCCTGA
- a CDS encoding four-helix bundle copper-binding protein, translated as MHTREMINTHPQVRGNTNDALIRCIEACYDCAQTCTTCADACLGEDQVAELVQCIRLNMDCADVCTATGSVATRRSGSNEVVIRAMLDACATACRLCAEECERHAGMHQHCRICAEACRACEDACRKARQTLSH; from the coding sequence ATGCACACCCGCGAAATGATCAACACGCACCCGCAGGTCCGCGGAAACACCAACGACGCGCTCATCCGCTGCATCGAGGCCTGCTATGACTGCGCGCAGACCTGCACCACCTGCGCCGACGCCTGCCTGGGCGAGGATCAGGTGGCCGAACTGGTCCAGTGCATCCGCCTGAACATGGATTGCGCCGACGTCTGCACTGCAACCGGCTCCGTCGCCACCCGGCGCAGCGGCTCCAACGAGGTGGTGATCCGCGCCATGCTCGACGCCTGCGCCACCGCCTGCCGCCTGTGCGCCGAGGAGTGCGAGCGGCACGCCGGCATGCACCAGCATTGCCGCATCTGCGCCGAGGCCTGCCGGGCCTGCGAGGACGCCTGCCGCAAGGCTCGGCAGACCCTGAGTCATTGA
- the dcd gene encoding dCTP deaminase encodes MKLSDVDIRRYLAEGRIEIDPLPAESQIGAMSVDLQLGNAFQVFPPGKAAFVDLAPPEGHPSQVPDKLMDRVEVSEGEPFFLHPGELVLGITVQRIGLPNDIAGRLDGRSSLARLGLMVHATAHTIDPGWNGRITLEFFNCGRLPLALRPGMRICALSFETLMSPTSKPYAARPDAKYRDQLDPLPSRINLEQP; translated from the coding sequence ATGAAGCTGTCAGACGTCGATATTCGCCGATACCTCGCCGAAGGACGCATCGAGATCGACCCGTTGCCGGCGGAGAGCCAGATCGGCGCCATGTCGGTCGACCTCCAGCTTGGGAACGCCTTCCAGGTCTTCCCGCCGGGCAAGGCGGCCTTCGTCGACCTCGCCCCGCCCGAGGGCCATCCCAGCCAGGTCCCCGACAAGCTGATGGACCGCGTCGAGGTTTCCGAGGGCGAGCCGTTCTTCCTGCATCCGGGCGAACTGGTGCTTGGCATCACCGTGCAGCGCATCGGCCTGCCCAACGACATCGCCGGCCGTCTGGACGGCCGCAGCAGCCTCGCCCGTCTGGGCCTGATGGTGCACGCCACCGCGCATACCATCGATCCGGGCTGGAATGGCCGCATCACGCTGGAGTTCTTCAATTGCGGACGGTTGCCGCTGGCGCTGCGGCCGGGTATGCGCATCTGCGCCCTCAGCTTCGAGACGCTGATGTCGCCGACCTCGAAGCCCTACGCCGCGCGCCCCGACGCCAAGTACCGCGACCAGCTCGATCCGCTGCCAAGCCGGATCAACCTGGAACAGCCCTGA
- a CDS encoding GntR family transcriptional regulator — translation MKSSVEPLKARRIYLLLRDRIVAGDLPPGGRLPGEPALAAEHAVSRVTVRRALDLLEKEGLVQRKAGSGTFVHDSRSVRPIVADLSNVLSHLIDMGRSTDVKLLSFGYVAPPEAIAESLGLKPGERVQRSVRVRLIDGEPFSYLTTHVPEWLGLTYSEAELAARPLLELIERSGVKTERATQAINATLAGPEPAAALDLEIGSPLLTLTRIVHDPSGRGVEHLHALYRPDRYSFHMDLVRIGDDGERRWSPALGRPRVPSKKGR, via the coding sequence GTGAAGTCATCGGTCGAACCGCTGAAGGCGCGCCGGATCTATCTGCTGCTGCGCGACCGCATCGTCGCCGGCGACCTGCCGCCGGGCGGGCGCCTGCCGGGGGAACCGGCGCTGGCCGCCGAACACGCGGTGTCGCGGGTGACTGTGCGCCGGGCACTCGACCTGCTGGAGAAGGAAGGGCTGGTGCAGCGCAAGGCCGGCTCCGGCACCTTCGTCCATGACAGCCGCAGTGTCCGTCCGATCGTCGCCGACCTCTCCAACGTGCTGTCGCACCTGATCGACATGGGGCGCAGCACCGACGTGAAGCTGCTCTCCTTCGGGTACGTCGCGCCGCCGGAAGCGATCGCCGAAAGCCTGGGCTTGAAGCCGGGCGAGCGGGTCCAGCGGTCGGTGCGCGTCCGGCTGATCGACGGAGAGCCCTTCTCCTACCTGACCACCCATGTGCCGGAATGGCTCGGCCTGACCTATTCGGAGGCGGAACTGGCGGCGCGCCCGCTGCTGGAGCTGATCGAACGGTCGGGCGTGAAGACCGAGCGGGCGACCCAGGCGATCAACGCCACGCTGGCCGGGCCGGAACCGGCGGCGGCGCTCGATCTGGAGATCGGCTCGCCGCTGCTGACGCTGACCCGCATCGTGCACGACCCGTCCGGCCGTGGAGTGGAGCATCTGCACGCTCTGTACCGGCCCGACCGCTACAGCTTCCACATGGATCTGGTGCGCATCGGCGATGACGGGGAACGGCGCTGGAGCCCGGCCCTGGGTCGGCCGCGCGTGCCCAGTAAAAAAGGCCGATAA
- a CDS encoding ABC transporter substrate-binding protein yields MGRSVQDSALSGISRRTVLKAGAAAAAFATVPVAAPSILRAQTPAVKIGILQPVTGALAHDGDLGRLGAEMAINEINAAGGIKALGGAKIEMVFGDARSTPEAGTQEVERMQAEGVCAIVGGFASPICLAASQAAARYDLPYLVDVGVSDQIMARGLTNTFRFSPGFGKVTQVALDNLTKINELAGKPAKTVVLVHEDGLFGSGLAKLLQAELPKRGFEILETIAHPTPARDMSNVALRIRSLNPDLVIPSNYYGEFVLLARTMQQQRIKPKGVYAVLGGAASNGRFVKEFPQAAQNVIDCNHWHDPKNPQALALRKAVEAQGKSFAYNVPLNYSNLLLLADAIERAGSADRKKIIEALNSSTFAGHIMPYGPTKFVNGQNEGATPINTQIQGEDIKVIFPEFFAEAKANFPAT; encoded by the coding sequence ATGGGACGTTCGGTTCAGGACTCCGCACTCTCCGGCATCTCCCGCCGCACGGTGCTCAAGGCGGGCGCCGCGGCCGCCGCCTTCGCGACGGTGCCAGTGGCCGCCCCGTCGATTCTGCGGGCGCAGACCCCGGCCGTGAAGATCGGCATCCTCCAGCCGGTGACCGGCGCGCTCGCCCATGACGGCGATCTCGGCCGGCTCGGCGCCGAGATGGCGATCAACGAGATCAACGCCGCGGGCGGCATCAAGGCGCTGGGCGGGGCCAAGATCGAGATGGTCTTCGGCGACGCCCGTTCCACGCCGGAGGCCGGCACCCAGGAGGTCGAGCGCATGCAGGCCGAGGGCGTGTGCGCCATCGTCGGCGGCTTCGCCAGCCCGATCTGCCTTGCCGCCTCGCAGGCGGCGGCGCGCTACGATCTGCCCTATCTGGTCGATGTCGGCGTGTCGGACCAGATCATGGCGCGCGGCCTGACCAACACCTTCCGCTTCAGCCCCGGCTTCGGCAAGGTCACCCAGGTCGCGCTCGACAACCTGACCAAGATCAACGAGCTGGCCGGCAAGCCGGCGAAGACCGTCGTGCTGGTGCATGAGGACGGCCTGTTCGGCTCCGGTCTCGCCAAGCTGCTGCAGGCCGAGTTGCCCAAGCGCGGCTTCGAAATCCTGGAGACCATCGCCCACCCGACCCCGGCGCGCGACATGTCCAATGTGGCGCTGCGCATCCGCTCGCTGAACCCGGACCTCGTCATCCCGTCCAACTACTATGGCGAATTCGTTCTGCTCGCCCGCACCATGCAGCAGCAGCGCATCAAGCCGAAGGGTGTCTACGCGGTGCTGGGCGGGGCGGCATCGAACGGGCGCTTCGTCAAGGAGTTCCCGCAGGCGGCCCAGAACGTCATCGACTGCAACCACTGGCACGATCCGAAGAATCCGCAGGCCCTGGCGCTGCGCAAGGCGGTGGAGGCTCAGGGAAAGTCCTTCGCTTACAACGTCCCGCTGAACTATTCGAACCTGCTGCTGCTGGCCGACGCCATCGAGCGCGCCGGTTCCGCCGACCGCAAGAAGATCATCGAGGCGCTGAACAGCTCCACCTTCGCCGGTCACATCATGCCGTACGGTCCGACAAAGTTCGTCAACGGCCAGAACGAGGGCGCCACCCCGATCAACACCCAGATCCAGGGCGAGGACATCAAGGTGATCTTCCCCGAATTCTTCGCGGAGGCGAAGGCCAACTTCCCGGCGACGTAA
- a CDS encoding branched-chain amino acid ABC transporter permease, translating into MYSPQIILEAALNGLMTGAVYALIALGLTLIYGVLHIINFAHGALLTCAMFAVWVAWAWLGLDPYLVIVPLVPLMFALGYGLQRFVIGPASHGDDGNILLVTLGLSIVLENVLLAVFQSDTRTLDTDYSFQVVALGPLLLSYPRVIGLGVAVVVTGLLWLVLNRTDTGKAIRAVAKEKLGANLVGIDVPHVYAVTFGLGCACLAVAAALLMPTFYVNPRIGSAFVLVAFTVVVLGGMGSLPGALLGGLFIGVVESLCGLLLGDSLGQIGIFLIFIAVLLVRPTGLFGAKA; encoded by the coding sequence ATGTATTCACCTCAGATCATCCTGGAAGCGGCGCTGAACGGGCTGATGACCGGCGCGGTCTACGCGCTGATCGCCCTCGGCCTGACGCTGATCTACGGCGTGCTCCACATCATCAACTTCGCCCATGGCGCGCTGCTGACCTGCGCCATGTTCGCGGTCTGGGTCGCCTGGGCCTGGCTCGGCCTCGACCCCTATCTGGTGATCGTGCCGCTGGTGCCGCTGATGTTCGCGCTGGGCTACGGGCTGCAGCGCTTCGTCATCGGGCCGGCCAGCCACGGCGACGACGGCAACATCCTGCTGGTCACGCTCGGCCTGTCGATCGTGCTGGAGAATGTGCTGCTGGCGGTCTTCCAGTCGGACACCCGCACGCTCGACACCGATTACTCGTTCCAGGTGGTGGCGCTGGGGCCGCTGCTGCTGTCCTACCCGCGGGTGATCGGGCTGGGTGTGGCGGTGGTGGTGACCGGGCTGCTCTGGCTGGTGCTGAACCGCACCGACACCGGCAAGGCGATCCGCGCCGTCGCCAAGGAGAAGCTGGGCGCCAATCTGGTCGGCATCGACGTGCCGCACGTCTACGCCGTCACCTTCGGGCTGGGCTGCGCCTGCCTCGCCGTGGCCGCCGCGCTGCTGATGCCGACCTTCTACGTCAACCCGCGCATCGGCAGCGCCTTCGTGCTGGTCGCCTTCACCGTGGTGGTGCTGGGCGGCATGGGCTCGCTTCCCGGCGCGCTGCTGGGCGGCCTGTTCATCGGCGTGGTGGAGAGCCTGTGCGGCCTGTTGCTGGGCGACAGCCTGGGGCAGATCGGCATCTTCCTGATCTTCATCGCCGTGCTGCTGGTGCGGCCGACCGGCCTGTTCGGAGCCAAGGCATGA
- a CDS encoding branched-chain amino acid ABC transporter permease, producing MTARDLIPIAVLAVLAALLPLVVTSSPVMSFLVFTLIVTLGAQGWNILGGFGGQFSFGHAAFFGTGAYVTAILQLRYGVNAWAGLLLATAAGAAVAWAIGFLSFRSGLRGSYFALVTLAFAEVFRILANAASFTGGAAGLLIKLDVHPANLQFADRAVFYWLVLAFVTGVLLLTRWIQRSRFGAQLVAVRENEDAAKALGVDSLKVKLRAIALSGAVTALSGCLYAQYFLYIDAHIAYGSWISVELLLAPIIGGVGTVFGPVVGALTLHGLGELAKQFAGRIPGIDLIVFGSVLVLAVAFARGGILGLLERLRDRGRGMMTRGAKEVSHAGR from the coding sequence ATGACCGCGCGCGACCTGATCCCGATCGCCGTCCTGGCCGTCCTCGCCGCGCTGCTGCCGCTGGTGGTGACGTCCAGCCCGGTGATGAGCTTCCTCGTCTTCACGCTGATCGTGACGCTGGGCGCGCAGGGCTGGAACATCCTGGGCGGCTTCGGTGGCCAGTTCAGCTTCGGCCACGCCGCCTTCTTCGGCACCGGCGCCTATGTGACGGCGATCCTGCAACTGCGCTACGGCGTCAACGCCTGGGCCGGGCTGCTGCTGGCGACGGCGGCGGGGGCGGCGGTCGCCTGGGCCATCGGCTTCCTCAGCTTCCGCTCCGGCCTGCGCGGCTCCTACTTCGCGCTGGTGACTCTGGCCTTCGCCGAGGTGTTCCGCATCCTTGCCAACGCGGCCTCCTTCACCGGGGGCGCCGCCGGCCTGCTGATCAAGCTGGATGTCCACCCCGCCAATCTGCAATTCGCCGACCGTGCTGTCTTCTACTGGCTGGTCCTGGCCTTCGTCACCGGCGTGCTGCTGCTGACGCGCTGGATCCAGCGCTCCCGCTTCGGCGCGCAGCTCGTCGCGGTGCGCGAGAACGAGGACGCGGCCAAGGCGCTGGGCGTCGATTCCCTGAAGGTGAAGCTGCGCGCCATCGCTCTGTCGGGCGCGGTGACGGCGCTGTCCGGCTGCCTCTACGCCCAGTATTTCCTCTACATCGACGCCCACATCGCCTACGGCAGCTGGATCTCGGTGGAACTCCTGCTCGCCCCGATCATCGGCGGTGTCGGCACCGTCTTCGGGCCGGTGGTGGGCGCGCTGACCCTGCACGGGCTGGGCGAACTCGCCAAGCAGTTCGCCGGCCGCATCCCCGGCATCGATCTGATCGTCTTCGGCAGCGTGCTGGTGCTGGCCGTCGCCTTCGCCCGCGGCGGCATCCTCGGCCTGCTGGAGCGGCTGCGCGACCGCGGCCGCGGGATGATGACACGCGGCGCCAAGGAGGTGTCCCATGCTGGCCGTTGA
- a CDS encoding ABC transporter ATP-binding protein: MLAVESVSKRFGGLMAVDNASLALEPGGIVGLIGPNGAGKTTLFSMISGFVAPSDGRILFEGTDITGEEPHRRAERGIGRTFQIVQPFAGLTVCENIAVGAYLRHAKRADAIAKAREVARRVGLAAELDRPAGGLTVAGRKRLELARALATEPKLLLLDEVLAGLNPSEIRDIIPVIRGIRDEGVTILMIEHVMQAVMNLCERVYVLAQGRMIAEGKPAAVCADPRVIEAYLGHGAAARLAAEGAAHG, encoded by the coding sequence ATGCTGGCCGTTGAGTCCGTCTCCAAGCGCTTCGGCGGTCTGATGGCGGTGGACAACGCGTCGCTCGCGCTGGAGCCCGGCGGCATCGTCGGCCTGATCGGGCCGAACGGCGCCGGCAAGACCACGCTGTTCTCGATGATCTCCGGCTTCGTCGCACCGAGCGACGGGCGGATCCTGTTCGAGGGCACCGACATCACCGGCGAGGAGCCGCACCGCCGCGCCGAGCGCGGCATCGGCCGCACCTTCCAGATCGTCCAGCCCTTCGCCGGGCTGACGGTGTGCGAGAACATCGCGGTCGGCGCCTATCTGCGCCACGCCAAGCGCGCCGACGCCATTGCCAAGGCGCGCGAGGTGGCCCGCCGGGTCGGCTTGGCGGCCGAGCTGGACCGCCCGGCCGGCGGGCTGACGGTGGCCGGGCGCAAGCGGCTGGAGCTGGCCCGCGCGCTCGCCACCGAGCCGAAGCTGCTGCTGCTGGACGAGGTGCTGGCCGGCCTGAACCCGTCGGAAATCCGCGACATCATCCCGGTGATCCGGGGCATCCGTGACGAAGGGGTGACGATCCTGATGATCGAACACGTCATGCAGGCGGTGATGAACCTGTGCGAGCGCGTCTATGTGCTGGCGCAGGGCCGCATGATCGCCGAGGGCAAGCCCGCCGCCGTCTGCGCCGACCCCCGCGTGATCGAGGCCTATCTCGGCCACGGCGCCGCGGCCCGTCTAGCGGCGGAGGGGGCGGCCCATGGCTGA
- a CDS encoding ABC transporter ATP-binding protein: MAEALLSIQGLKTGYGATEVLRGIDMAVLDGEIVTVLGSNGVGKTTLNKVLSGVLPPWAGEIRFAGNRLDGRSAARIVEEGLIQVPEGRKIFPNLSIRENLELGSYRRGKPNRARNLERIFATFPRLKEREGQLAGTLSGGEQQMLAIGRGMMAEPLLLILDEPSLGLSPLVVEEMFGLIRKLNADGLAILLVEQNVVQSLEVARRAYILENGVFALSGPSDEIARDPELKRTYLGL, translated from the coding sequence ATGGCTGAGGCGCTTCTGAGCATCCAGGGGCTGAAGACCGGTTACGGCGCCACCGAGGTGCTGCGCGGCATCGACATGGCCGTGCTGGACGGCGAGATCGTCACGGTCCTCGGCTCCAACGGCGTCGGCAAGACGACGCTGAACAAGGTGCTGTCGGGCGTGCTGCCGCCCTGGGCGGGCGAGATCCGCTTCGCCGGCAACCGCCTCGACGGTCGTTCCGCCGCGCGCATCGTCGAGGAGGGGCTGATCCAGGTGCCGGAAGGCCGCAAGATCTTCCCCAACCTGTCGATCCGCGAGAATCTGGAGCTGGGCAGTTACCGGCGTGGCAAGCCGAACCGGGCGCGGAACCTGGAGCGCATCTTCGCAACCTTCCCCCGCCTGAAGGAGCGTGAGGGCCAGCTCGCCGGCACGCTGTCGGGCGGCGAGCAGCAGATGCTCGCCATCGGGCGCGGCATGATGGCCGAACCGCTGCTGCTGATCCTCGACGAACCGTCGCTCGGCCTGTCGCCGCTGGTGGTCGAGGAGATGTTCGGGCTGATCCGCAAGCTGAACGCGGATGGGCTGGCGATCCTGCTGGTCGAGCAGAACGTCGTCCAGTCGCTGGAGGTCGCCCGCCGGGCCTACATCCTCGAGAACGGCGTCTTCGCGCTGTCGGGACCGTCCGACGAGATCGCGCGCGACCCCGAATTGAAACGCACCTATCTCGGCCTCTGA
- a CDS encoding MmgE/PrpD family protein yields MTSLSFDVKPASELLAAARPSWLDRWGTFAAGLTFADLPAPVVERAKLVLLDCVGVIAAGMQEPECRALAGRMAETGGSGDCPAIGSGRGLAAGSAAFLNGVAGTMLELDEGNQYARGHPAIHVVPALLAAGPRLNASGSDLLTALALGYEIGSRIGIAAKLLVTTHPHGTWGTAGAALAVAHLNRADAAMMIETLNIASTLGLATSRRTMLEGGTVRNAYAGVSNQLGLSAWDLAVSGVIGETDGIGSVFGGVIATDFRPELMVEELGERWEIARNYFKRHAACRYTHGALDALGDIVAKAGGRIAPAEVAAIEVDTYVWAAQLDGAEPKNMLAAKFSLPFALATFLANGAATPEAFRDGARQDAATRDLARRVTVREDRGLTARLPGLRPARVRLTLADGRRFEAEALTNKGDTEDPYSPDEVRAKFADLAGPVWGTKHAAAIADCVASIDRAADLSTLTRLLSAPAAAGGSV; encoded by the coding sequence ATGACAAGCCTGTCCTTTGACGTGAAGCCGGCGAGCGAATTGCTCGCTGCCGCCCGGCCGTCCTGGCTCGACCGTTGGGGCACCTTCGCCGCCGGCCTGACCTTCGCCGACCTGCCGGCCCCGGTGGTGGAGCGGGCGAAGCTGGTGCTTCTCGACTGCGTCGGTGTGATCGCCGCCGGCATGCAGGAGCCGGAATGCCGAGCGCTGGCGGGCCGTATGGCTGAGACCGGCGGCTCCGGCGATTGCCCGGCCATCGGCAGTGGCCGGGGTCTCGCCGCCGGGTCCGCCGCCTTCCTCAACGGCGTGGCCGGAACCATGCTGGAACTGGACGAGGGCAACCAGTACGCCCGCGGCCATCCGGCGATCCACGTCGTGCCGGCCCTCCTCGCCGCCGGGCCACGCCTGAACGCCTCCGGCTCCGACCTGCTGACCGCGCTGGCGCTCGGCTACGAGATTGGGTCGCGCATCGGCATCGCCGCCAAGCTGCTGGTCACCACCCATCCGCACGGCACCTGGGGCACGGCGGGGGCGGCTCTGGCCGTGGCCCATCTGAACCGCGCCGACGCGGCGATGATGATCGAGACGCTCAACATCGCCTCCACCCTCGGCCTCGCCACCAGCCGGCGGACGATGCTGGAGGGCGGCACGGTGCGCAACGCCTACGCCGGGGTGTCGAACCAGCTCGGCCTGAGCGCCTGGGATCTGGCGGTAAGCGGCGTCATCGGCGAGACCGACGGGATCGGCAGCGTGTTCGGCGGGGTCATCGCCACCGATTTCCGGCCGGAGCTGATGGTCGAGGAGCTGGGCGAACGCTGGGAGATCGCCCGCAACTACTTCAAGCGCCACGCTGCCTGCCGCTACACCCACGGCGCGCTCGACGCGCTGGGCGACATCGTGGCGAAAGCCGGCGGGCGGATTGCCCCGGCGGAGGTCGCGGCCATCGAGGTCGACACCTACGTCTGGGCCGCCCAGCTCGACGGGGCGGAGCCGAAGAACATGCTCGCCGCGAAATTCTCGCTGCCCTTCGCGCTGGCGACCTTCCTCGCCAACGGCGCCGCCACGCCCGAGGCCTTCCGCGACGGTGCCCGCCAGGACGCGGCGACCCGCGACCTTGCTCGCCGCGTGACCGTGCGCGAGGACCGCGGCCTGACCGCCCGCCTTCCCGGCCTGCGCCCGGCCCGCGTCCGCCTGACCCTGGCCGACGGCCGGCGCTTCGAGGCGGAGGCGCTGACCAACAAGGGCGACACCGAGGACCCCTACAGCCCGGACGAGGTGCGCGCCAAGTTTGCCGACCTAGCCGGTCCGGTCTGGGGGACCAAGCACGCCGCCGCCATTGCCGACTGCGTCGCGTCGATCGACCGCGCGGCCGACCTTTCAACCCTGACCCGGCTTCTGTCGGCGCCCGCCGCCGCCGGGGGGAGCGTCTGA
- a CDS encoding isocitrate lyase/PEP mutase family protein, translating to MTRPDLTFKQRLSEDRVVLAPGVYDAFTASLAAGAGFEALYLSGAAIAYTRLGRPDIGLVSVSEVADTIALVRDRVPTPLVVDADTGYGNALNVQRTVRMFERAGATALQLEDQSFPKRCGHLTDKAVIPAGEMAGKIKAAVDARTSEGTLIIARTDAVAVEGVPAALDRARLYVEAGADVLFVEAPKSREQLSAIATDLGGIRPLLANMVEGGQTPISSAADLGDLGYRLVIFPGGIVRALARQAQDYYASLAAHGTTQPFRDRMFDFNALNDLIGTPEMLALGETYKDFTSAKREDAA from the coding sequence ATGACCCGACCCGATCTCACCTTCAAACAGCGGCTTTCCGAGGACCGCGTCGTCCTGGCCCCCGGCGTCTACGACGCCTTCACCGCCTCGCTGGCGGCGGGGGCGGGGTTCGAGGCGCTGTACCTGTCGGGCGCGGCCATCGCCTACACCCGGCTCGGCCGGCCCGACATCGGGCTGGTCTCGGTCAGCGAGGTGGCGGACACGATCGCGCTGGTGCGCGACCGCGTGCCGACGCCGCTGGTGGTGGACGCCGACACCGGCTACGGCAACGCGCTCAACGTGCAGCGCACCGTGCGCATGTTCGAGCGTGCCGGGGCCACCGCCCTGCAGCTCGAGGACCAGAGCTTTCCCAAGCGCTGTGGCCACCTGACCGACAAGGCGGTGATCCCGGCCGGCGAGATGGCCGGCAAGATCAAGGCGGCGGTCGACGCCCGGACCAGCGAAGGCACCCTGATCATCGCCCGCACCGACGCGGTGGCGGTGGAGGGCGTCCCGGCGGCGCTCGACCGCGCGCGTCTCTATGTCGAGGCCGGCGCCGACGTGCTGTTCGTCGAGGCGCCGAAGAGCCGCGAGCAGCTTTCCGCCATCGCCACCGATCTCGGCGGCATCCGCCCGCTGCTGGCGAACATGGTGGAGGGCGGGCAGACGCCGATCAGCTCCGCCGCCGACCTCGGCGATCTCGGTTACCGGCTGGTGATCTTCCCCGGCGGCATCGTGCGGGCGCTGGCCCGGCAGGCGCAGGACTACTACGCCTCGCTGGCTGCCCACGGCACCACCCAGCCCTTCCGCGACCGCATGTTCGACTTCAACGCGCTGAACGATCTCATCGGTACGCCGGAGATGCTGGCGCTCGGCGAAACCTACAAGGACTTCACCTCCGCAAAGCGGGAGGACGCAGCATGA